The following proteins are co-located in the Polymorphospora rubra genome:
- the cysD gene encoding sulfate adenylyltransferase subunit CysD yields MSGTAAYRVSHLDALEAESIFVMREVVAELERPVLLFSGGKDSIVMLKLAEKAFAPARIPFPVMHVDTGHNFPEVLDYRDGRVSELSLQLVVASVQEAIDSGLVRESGDGMRNRIQTPVLLAAVEKYRFDALFGGARRDEEKARAKERVFSFRDDFGQWDPKNQRPELWSLYNGRHHPGESIRIFPLSNWTELDIWHYIARERIPLPSIYYAHDREVIERDGMLYAVNDFIRPRGGETPFTARVRYRTVGDASCTAAVRSDADTVELVIDEVAATRITERGATRGDDRVSEAAMEDRKREGYF; encoded by the coding sequence ATGAGCGGGACAGCTGCCTACCGGGTGTCACACCTGGACGCGCTGGAGGCCGAGAGCATCTTCGTGATGCGCGAGGTGGTCGCCGAACTGGAGCGGCCGGTGCTGCTCTTCTCCGGCGGCAAGGACTCGATCGTCATGCTCAAGCTGGCCGAGAAGGCGTTCGCCCCGGCCCGGATCCCGTTCCCGGTGATGCACGTCGACACCGGGCACAACTTTCCCGAGGTGCTCGACTACCGCGACGGGCGGGTCAGCGAACTCAGCCTGCAACTGGTGGTCGCCAGCGTCCAGGAGGCGATCGACTCCGGCCTGGTCCGCGAGTCCGGCGACGGGATGCGCAACCGGATCCAGACCCCGGTCCTGCTCGCCGCGGTCGAGAAGTACCGCTTCGACGCGCTCTTCGGCGGCGCCCGGCGCGACGAGGAGAAGGCCCGGGCCAAGGAGCGGGTCTTCAGCTTCCGCGACGACTTCGGCCAGTGGGACCCCAAGAACCAGCGCCCCGAACTGTGGAGCCTCTACAACGGGCGGCACCACCCGGGCGAGTCGATCCGGATCTTCCCGCTGTCCAACTGGACCGAGCTGGACATCTGGCACTACATCGCACGGGAGCGGATCCCGCTGCCGTCGATCTACTACGCGCACGACCGCGAGGTGATCGAGCGCGACGGCATGCTCTACGCCGTCAACGACTTCATCCGCCCGCGCGGAGGCGAGACCCCGTTCACCGCCCGGGTCCGCTACCGCACCGTCGGCGACGCATCCTGCACCGCCGCCGTACGCTCCGACGCCGACACCGTCGAACTCGTCATCGACGAGGTCGCCGCGACCCGGATCACCGAGCGGGGCGCGACCCGCGGTGACGACCGGGTCAGCGAGGCCGCCATGGAAGACCGCAAGCGGGAGGGCTACTTCTGA
- a CDS encoding helix-turn-helix domain-containing protein: MTDPLADEARRLRTVEGLAAREIGRLLGVGKDRLYELLRGVPAPAWTRRPTAKDELRSSALRLRAEGWSVPEIATELAVAKSTAYLWVRHLPLDNDSPQAKERREAAQDLRRARTIQRRQSKDAAEGAARARAAAWVGRPDDRELLLLGAVLYWSEGTKGKPHRKQYELHLINSDPRLIEIFLRFVELVGMSRQELRYRLSIHETADVDASARWWGERLGIDSDRFQKPLIKRHKPLTSRMNTGPDYHGCMTVRVPRARELYVWIEGVLDGLAAGSQL; this comes from the coding sequence ATGACGGATCCCCTTGCTGACGAGGCTCGACGTCTCCGTACGGTGGAAGGTCTCGCCGCCCGAGAGATCGGGCGGCTGCTCGGTGTCGGCAAGGATCGGCTCTACGAACTGTTGCGCGGTGTGCCCGCCCCAGCATGGACCCGCCGGCCGACCGCCAAAGACGAGCTGAGGAGCAGTGCCCTGCGCCTACGTGCGGAGGGTTGGTCGGTACCCGAGATCGCCACCGAACTGGCGGTAGCCAAGTCGACCGCCTACCTGTGGGTTCGGCATCTCCCGCTCGACAATGATTCGCCGCAGGCGAAGGAGCGCCGTGAGGCGGCCCAGGATTTGCGTCGAGCACGGACGATCCAACGCCGCCAGTCGAAGGATGCGGCGGAGGGCGCTGCAAGAGCGCGGGCAGCAGCCTGGGTCGGCCGGCCCGATGACCGCGAACTGCTGCTGCTCGGTGCGGTGCTCTACTGGTCGGAGGGAACGAAGGGCAAGCCTCATCGCAAGCAGTACGAGCTGCACCTCATCAACAGCGACCCACGCCTGATCGAGATCTTCCTCCGCTTCGTAGAGCTGGTCGGCATGTCCCGGCAGGAGTTGCGCTACCGCCTGAGCATTCACGAGACGGCTGATGTCGATGCGAGCGCACGCTGGTGGGGAGAGCGGTTAGGGATTGATTCGGACCGGTTCCAGAAGCCGCTGATCAAGCGGCACAAGCCGCTCACCAGCCGTATGAACACCGGACCTGACTACCACGGATGCATGACTGTGCGGGTTCCGCGGGCGCGTGAACTTTATGTCTGGATCGAGGGCGTTCTGGATGGTCTTGCCGCCGGGTCCCAGTTGTAA
- the glmU gene encoding bifunctional UDP-N-acetylglucosamine diphosphorylase/glucosamine-1-phosphate N-acetyltransferase GlmU, with protein sequence MPQSRTRTVVVLAAGEGKRMKSALPKVLHPLLGRTLVGHVLAAAAPAAADRTLVVVGHGADQVAAHLAEVAPDAVPVLQAEQRGTGHAVRIAVEAISDAEGTVVVLNGDVPLLRPETVTALVEAHETAGAAATVLAAEVADPRGLGRIVRDARGGLEQIVEERDATAEQRAIREINAGIYAFDARLLRGALGKLSTDNDQGEEYLTDVFGLLSAAGEAVAVHVAADATETLGCNDRVELAALRRLLRDRVNAGWMRAGVSILDPETTWIDVTVRLERDALVDQNTQLRGSSVVAGGATVGPDVTLIDTTVGAGATVLRAHAVQAEIGPEASVGPYAYLRPKSRLARKAKVGTFVETKNAAVGEGSKVPHLSYVGDATIGEQSNIGAATVFVNYDGVAKHHTTIGSHARTGADNMFVAPVTVGDGAYTAAGSVIIKDVPPGALGVARGEQRNIDGWVERRRPGTAAAEAASRASAGAGAGAPVAGEGEGLHVVGGAGERDSTSGDTAIE encoded by the coding sequence GTGCCTCAGTCCCGTACCCGCACCGTCGTCGTCCTCGCCGCCGGTGAGGGCAAGCGGATGAAGTCAGCACTGCCCAAGGTCCTGCACCCGCTGTTGGGTCGTACCCTGGTCGGTCATGTCCTGGCCGCGGCCGCGCCGGCCGCCGCGGACCGCACTCTGGTCGTGGTCGGCCACGGCGCGGACCAGGTCGCCGCCCACCTCGCCGAGGTCGCCCCGGACGCCGTCCCGGTCCTTCAGGCCGAGCAGCGCGGGACGGGACACGCGGTACGCATCGCGGTCGAGGCGATCTCCGACGCCGAGGGCACCGTCGTGGTGCTCAACGGCGACGTGCCGCTGCTGCGGCCGGAGACGGTCACCGCCCTGGTCGAGGCACACGAGACCGCGGGTGCCGCCGCCACCGTGCTCGCCGCCGAGGTCGCCGACCCGCGCGGCCTGGGCCGGATCGTCCGGGACGCCCGGGGCGGGCTGGAGCAGATCGTGGAGGAACGGGACGCGACCGCGGAGCAGCGGGCGATCCGGGAGATCAACGCCGGCATCTACGCCTTCGACGCGAGGCTGTTGCGTGGGGCGCTCGGCAAGCTGTCGACCGACAACGACCAGGGTGAGGAATACCTGACCGACGTCTTCGGGCTGCTGTCGGCGGCCGGCGAGGCGGTCGCGGTGCACGTGGCGGCCGACGCGACGGAGACCCTCGGCTGCAACGACCGGGTCGAGTTGGCCGCGTTGCGTCGGCTGCTGCGCGACCGGGTCAACGCCGGCTGGATGCGGGCCGGGGTGAGCATCCTCGACCCGGAGACGACGTGGATCGACGTGACGGTGCGGCTGGAGCGGGACGCGCTCGTGGACCAGAACACCCAACTGCGGGGGAGCAGTGTGGTCGCCGGGGGGGCCACGGTCGGCCCGGACGTGACGCTGATCGACACCACGGTGGGCGCGGGTGCGACGGTGCTGCGCGCGCACGCGGTGCAGGCCGAGATCGGGCCGGAGGCGAGTGTCGGCCCGTACGCCTATCTGCGGCCGAAGTCGCGGCTGGCGCGTAAGGCGAAGGTCGGCACGTTCGTGGAGACGAAGAACGCTGCGGTGGGTGAGGGCTCGAAGGTGCCGCACCTGTCGTACGTCGGTGACGCGACGATCGGCGAGCAGAGCAACATCGGCGCGGCGACGGTCTTCGTCAACTACGACGGGGTGGCCAAGCACCACACGACGATCGGCAGTCATGCGCGTACCGGGGCCGACAACATGTTCGTGGCGCCGGTGACGGTCGGTGACGGCGCCTACACGGCGGCCGGCTCGGTGATCATCAAGGACGTGCCGCCGGGCGCGTTGGGCGTGGCGCGTGGTGAGCAGCGCAACATCGACGGCTGGGTCGAGCGGCGCCGGCCGGGTACGGCGGCGGCCGAGGCGGCGTCGCGCGCGTCCGCGGGGGCGGGTGCGGGCGCTCCGGTGGCTGGCGAGGGTGAGGGATTGCACGTCGTGGGTGGAGCGGGTGAACGGGATTCGACCTCGGGAGATACTGCAATCGAATAG
- the pth gene encoding aminoacyl-tRNA hydrolase, with protein MSDVTHPWLVVGLGNPGREYAGNRHNVGFMVADLLAGRIGAKFGRHRRAVADVAEGRLGLGGPRLVIAKPLTYMNLSGGPVAALAQFYKVPPAQVVAVHDELDIAYGQLRAKCGGGEGGHNGLRSMSKSLGTKDYLRVRFGIGRPPGRQDPADYVLSDFSSAERKELEFMVDRAADVVEAVVIRGLEWAQNTYHAS; from the coding sequence ATGTCGGACGTTACTCACCCGTGGCTCGTGGTCGGGCTCGGCAATCCGGGCCGGGAGTACGCCGGCAACCGGCACAATGTCGGTTTCATGGTCGCTGATCTGTTGGCCGGCCGGATCGGGGCGAAGTTCGGCCGACACCGCCGGGCGGTGGCGGACGTGGCCGAGGGGCGGCTGGGGCTCGGCGGGCCCCGACTGGTGATCGCCAAGCCGTTGACGTACATGAACCTGTCCGGTGGGCCGGTGGCGGCGCTGGCGCAGTTCTACAAGGTGCCGCCGGCGCAGGTCGTCGCGGTGCACGACGAGTTGGACATCGCCTACGGGCAGTTGCGGGCGAAGTGCGGCGGTGGCGAGGGCGGGCACAACGGGCTGCGTTCGATGTCGAAGTCGCTGGGAACGAAGGACTATCTGCGGGTGCGGTTCGGCATCGGGCGGCCGCCGGGCCGGCAGGACCCGGCCGACTACGTGTTGTCCGACTTTTCATCGGCCGAGCGCAAGGAACTGGAGTTCATGGTCGATCGGGCGGCGGATGTGGTGGAGGCGGTGGTGATCCGCGGGCTGGAGTGGGCCCAGAACACCTACCACGCGTCGTAG
- a CDS encoding 50S ribosomal protein L25/general stress protein Ctc produces the protein MSEVKISAEPRTEFGKGGARRTRRAGKVPAVLYGHGEKPRHIALPAREFAAAIRHNGANALFAIDITDGTQVLAVSKAIQRDPIRDTFDHVDLLLVRRGEKITVDVPVQLVGEAVRDTLIVHEHATLSVNADATKLPDHLEASIEGLEAGSQVTAADVKLPAGVELTVDPELVVAVVTVAPTAEQLEAEGGEPVAEEAAEVTEAEAEETGEAAEAEAKAEA, from the coding sequence GTGTCCGAGGTAAAGATCAGCGCCGAGCCCCGTACCGAGTTCGGCAAGGGTGGTGCCCGTCGTACCCGCCGGGCCGGCAAGGTTCCGGCCGTGCTTTACGGCCACGGCGAGAAGCCCCGGCACATCGCGCTGCCGGCGCGGGAGTTCGCCGCCGCGATCCGGCACAACGGTGCCAATGCGCTCTTCGCGATCGACATCACCGACGGCACCCAGGTGCTCGCGGTGTCGAAGGCGATTCAGCGTGACCCGATCCGTGACACGTTCGACCACGTCGACCTGCTGCTGGTACGTCGCGGCGAGAAGATCACCGTCGACGTGCCGGTGCAGCTCGTCGGCGAGGCGGTCCGGGACACGCTGATCGTGCACGAGCACGCGACGCTGTCGGTGAACGCCGACGCGACGAAGCTGCCCGACCACCTGGAGGCCTCGATCGAGGGCCTGGAGGCGGGTTCGCAGGTCACCGCCGCCGACGTGAAGCTGCCGGCCGGTGTCGAGCTGACCGTCGACCCGGAGCTGGTGGTGGCCGTGGTGACCGTGGCGCCGACCGCCGAGCAGCTCGAGGCCGAGGGCGGCGAGCCGGTCGCCGAGGAGGCTGCCGAGGTGACCGAGGCCGAGGCGGAGGAGACGGGCGAGGCCGCCGAGGCCGAGGCCAAGGCCGAAGCCTGA
- a CDS encoding TetR/AcrR family transcriptional regulator, producing the protein MSAAQRREQLIATGRQLFAERGFDATSIEEVAARAKVSKPVVYEHFGGKEGLYAVVVDREVRALLDRITTALTAGHPRELLEQAALALLDYIENETHGFQVLVRESPVLSATGNFSSVMNDVAHQVEHILGAEFKSRGYDPKLAELYSQALVGMVALTGRWWLEVRKPRKETVAAHLVNLAWNGLSHLEAKPALLTR; encoded by the coding sequence ATGTCGGCCGCGCAACGACGCGAACAGTTAATCGCCACGGGCCGCCAACTGTTCGCGGAGCGCGGCTTCGACGCGACGTCGATCGAGGAGGTCGCCGCCCGGGCCAAGGTCTCGAAGCCCGTCGTCTACGAGCACTTCGGCGGCAAGGAAGGGCTGTACGCGGTCGTGGTGGACCGGGAGGTCCGGGCGCTGCTCGACCGGATCACGACCGCGTTGACCGCCGGTCATCCGCGCGAACTGCTGGAGCAGGCGGCGCTGGCGCTGCTCGACTACATCGAGAACGAGACCCACGGCTTCCAGGTGCTGGTCCGCGAGTCTCCCGTGCTTTCCGCGACGGGCAACTTCAGCAGTGTCATGAACGACGTCGCGCACCAGGTCGAGCACATTCTCGGCGCCGAGTTCAAGAGCCGGGGGTACGACCCGAAGCTGGCGGAGCTCTACTCGCAGGCGCTGGTCGGCATGGTGGCGTTGACCGGCCGTTGGTGGCTGGAGGTGCGCAAGCCGCGCAAGGAGACGGTGGCGGCCCATCTGGTCAACCTGGCCTGGAACGGCCTGTCGCATCTAGAGGCCAAGCCGGCCCTGCTCACCCGGTAG
- a CDS encoding DUF4383 domain-containing protein yields MAHIPVNHPLRPLYRTIAGLVGAYVLFFGIVGVVQTWGDPLFERGPVWVLGLRTNLAFALMSIVFGLVILIGSVLGRNFSHYLNLGIGILFMAAAIGMMAVMQTDLNFLNFSMSTVIVSMIFGLIFLATGLYDKVGSPEDAHAEKAYRSQPSSRG; encoded by the coding sequence ATGGCGCACATACCCGTCAACCACCCGCTGCGGCCGCTCTACCGCACCATCGCCGGCCTCGTCGGCGCGTACGTCCTCTTCTTCGGCATCGTCGGCGTCGTCCAGACCTGGGGCGATCCACTCTTCGAACGCGGCCCCGTCTGGGTGCTCGGCCTGCGCACCAACCTGGCCTTCGCCCTCATGTCGATCGTCTTCGGGCTGGTCATCCTGATCGGCTCGGTCCTCGGCAGGAACTTCTCCCACTACCTCAACCTCGGCATCGGCATCCTCTTCATGGCCGCCGCCATCGGGATGATGGCCGTGATGCAGACCGACCTGAACTTCCTCAACTTCTCGATGTCGACCGTGATCGTGTCGATGATCTTCGGGCTGATCTTCCTTGCGACCGGCCTCTACGACAAGGTCGGCTCGCCCGAGGACGCCCACGCCGAAAAGGCGTACCGCAGCCAGCCGTCCTCACGCGGCTAG
- a CDS encoding sugar transferase — translation MPGRHAAVPRRAAWESRYRTTLLLADLGVGLAAGALAFVLRFGQVTSFEDRIYLLLSVLLPVALVAVLAFVRAYESRFLFVGTDEYQRVIRAGLGLTAGAAVVSYAFDIPTARSYVLVALPAATFAAVVVRFGLRKRLHRARERGECLRRVIVVGHELAILHVTRQLRRERYHGMEVVGACLPPSRGGDVDLPVFGTFDDVAAAVRASAADTVVVLSCPELDGQALRRLAWRLERDEVDLIVASALIDVAGARTTIRPVDGLPMLHVEHPRLEGGARVVKEVVDRVGAAFLLVLLAPVLLVVAVAIRRDSPGPVLFRQVRTGRDGSPFLMYKFRSMYLDAEARLAELAHLNEHDGVLFKIRDDPRVTPVGRWLRRLSLDELPQLFNVLRGQMSLVGPRPPLPQEVAAYPDDVRRRLAVKPGMTGLWQVSGRSDLSWEEAIRLDLRYVENWSLSLDIVILMRTATAVARSSGAY, via the coding sequence GTGCCGGGCCGGCATGCCGCGGTGCCGCGCCGGGCGGCCTGGGAGTCCCGCTACCGGACGACCCTGCTGCTCGCCGACCTCGGCGTGGGGCTGGCGGCCGGGGCGCTGGCGTTCGTGCTGCGCTTCGGGCAGGTGACCAGTTTCGAGGATCGGATCTATCTGCTGCTGTCGGTGCTGCTGCCGGTGGCGTTGGTGGCGGTGCTGGCGTTCGTGCGGGCGTACGAGAGCAGGTTCCTGTTCGTCGGAACCGACGAGTACCAGCGGGTGATCCGGGCCGGGTTGGGGTTGACCGCCGGCGCGGCGGTCGTGTCGTACGCCTTCGACATTCCGACGGCCCGGTCGTACGTGCTGGTGGCGCTGCCGGCGGCGACGTTCGCGGCGGTGGTCGTACGGTTCGGGCTGCGCAAGCGGCTGCACCGGGCCCGGGAGCGGGGTGAGTGCCTGCGCCGGGTGATCGTGGTCGGGCACGAACTGGCGATCCTGCACGTCACCCGGCAGTTGCGCCGGGAGCGTTATCACGGCATGGAGGTCGTCGGTGCCTGCCTGCCGCCGAGCCGGGGCGGTGACGTGGACCTGCCGGTCTTCGGCACGTTCGACGACGTGGCGGCCGCGGTGCGGGCGTCGGCGGCGGACACGGTGGTCGTGCTGTCCTGTCCGGAGCTGGACGGGCAGGCGCTGCGCCGGCTGGCGTGGCGGCTGGAGCGCGACGAGGTGGACCTGATCGTGGCGAGCGCCCTGATCGACGTCGCGGGGGCGCGTACGACGATCCGGCCGGTGGACGGCCTGCCGATGCTGCACGTCGAGCATCCGCGGCTGGAGGGGGGTGCCCGGGTGGTCAAGGAGGTCGTGGATCGGGTGGGGGCGGCGTTTCTGCTGGTCCTGCTGGCTCCGGTGCTGTTGGTGGTGGCGGTCGCCATCCGCCGTGACTCGCCCGGCCCGGTATTGTTCCGTCAGGTGCGGACCGGTCGGGACGGCAGTCCGTTCCTGATGTACAAGTTCCGCAGCATGTATCTCGACGCCGAGGCACGGCTGGCGGAGTTGGCGCATCTCAACGAGCACGACGGGGTGCTCTTCAAGATCCGTGACGATCCGCGGGTCACGCCGGTCGGTCGTTGGCTGCGCCGGCTGTCCCTGGACGAGCTGCCGCAGTTGTTCAACGTGCTCCGGGGGCAGATGTCACTGGTCGGCCCGCGACCGCCGCTGCCGCAGGAGGTGGCGGCGTATCCGGACGATGTCCGCCGGCGGTTGGCGGTCAAGCCCGGAATGACCGGTCTGTGGCAGGTTTCCGGCCGATCGGACCTGTCCTGGGAGGAGGCGATCCGGTTGGATCTCCGGTACGTCGAGAACTGGTCGCTGTCGCTCGACATCGTGATTCTGATGCGTACGGCCACCGCCGTCGCCCGATCTTCCGGAGCGTACTGA
- a CDS encoding acyl-CoA desaturase: MTTAVQPPPPRTASTPKPLTEGKQPPGILIALWSFVIIPFLALIAAVPVAWGGWLSWTDVAIGSVWYLVAGLGITVGFHRYLTHGSFKAKRWLRITLAVAGSLAVEGNVTQWVADHRRHHAFSDVEGDPHSPWRFGTSVWGLTKGLFFAHVGWLFHRELSNRARFAPDLLADKDIRRVDRLFPLLVIVSALTPALIGGLVTWSWQGALTAFFWAGLVRIALLHHVTWSINSVCHVYGDRPFEVRQGDRASNFWPLAIVSFGESWHNLHHADPTSARHGVLRGQVDISARVIWLLEKVGAAWDVRWPKQERIAAKLVKPTTPQ; the protein is encoded by the coding sequence ATGACCACCGCAGTCCAGCCACCACCACCCCGGACCGCCAGCACCCCCAAGCCGCTGACCGAGGGCAAGCAGCCGCCCGGCATCCTGATCGCCCTCTGGTCCTTCGTGATCATCCCGTTCCTCGCCCTGATCGCCGCCGTACCGGTGGCCTGGGGTGGCTGGCTGAGCTGGACGGACGTGGCGATCGGATCGGTCTGGTATCTCGTCGCCGGGCTCGGCATCACGGTCGGCTTCCACCGCTACCTCACCCACGGTTCGTTCAAGGCCAAGCGGTGGCTGCGGATCACCCTGGCGGTCGCCGGGTCCCTCGCCGTCGAGGGCAACGTCACCCAGTGGGTCGCCGACCACCGGCGCCACCACGCGTTCTCCGACGTCGAGGGCGACCCGCACTCGCCGTGGCGGTTCGGCACCAGCGTCTGGGGTTTGACCAAGGGGCTCTTTTTCGCCCACGTGGGCTGGCTCTTCCACCGGGAACTGTCCAACCGCGCCCGGTTCGCCCCGGACCTGTTGGCCGACAAGGACATCCGCCGCGTCGACCGCCTGTTCCCGCTCCTGGTGATCGTCTCGGCGCTCACGCCGGCCCTGATCGGCGGTCTGGTCACCTGGTCCTGGCAGGGGGCGTTGACCGCGTTCTTCTGGGCCGGCCTGGTCCGCATCGCCCTGCTGCACCACGTCACCTGGTCGATCAACTCGGTGTGCCACGTCTACGGCGACCGCCCCTTCGAGGTACGACAGGGGGACCGTGCCTCGAACTTCTGGCCGCTGGCGATCGTGTCGTTCGGGGAGAGCTGGCACAACCTGCACCACGCCGACCCCACGAGCGCCCGCCATGGCGTGCTGCGCGGCCAGGTCGACATCTCCGCACGGGTCATCTGGCTCTTAGAGAAGGTGGGCGCCGCCTGGGACGTACGGTGGCCGAAGCAGGAGCGGATCGCGGCAAAGCTGGTCAAACCCACCACACCGCAGTGA
- a CDS encoding DUF4383 domain-containing protein has translation MAHNPVNHPARPIYRAIGALIGLYLIAFGVLGFIETGGGEFFAQDGGAVLGQGTNLGFSVVSVVLGVIILVATGLGRNIDAAVNKWFGYLFMALGLGELAVLRTDANIFNFTVTTVVVTMLIGIVLLMAGMYGKVGSDDEHRAWQDARLIL, from the coding sequence ATGGCGCACAACCCCGTCAACCACCCGGCGCGGCCGATCTACCGGGCCATCGGCGCGCTGATCGGCCTCTACCTGATCGCCTTCGGCGTGCTCGGCTTCATCGAGACCGGCGGCGGGGAGTTCTTCGCGCAGGACGGCGGCGCCGTACTCGGCCAGGGCACCAACCTCGGATTCTCGGTCGTCTCCGTCGTACTCGGGGTGATCATCCTGGTGGCCACCGGCCTGGGCCGCAACATCGACGCCGCGGTCAACAAGTGGTTCGGCTACCTCTTCATGGCGCTCGGCCTCGGCGAACTCGCCGTGCTGCGCACCGACGCCAACATCTTCAACTTCACCGTCACCACCGTCGTCGTCACCATGCTCATCGGCATCGTCCTGCTGATGGCCGGCATGTACGGCAAGGTCGGCAGCGACGACGAGCACCGCGCCTGGCAGGACGCCCGCCTGATCCTCTGA
- a CDS encoding ribose-phosphate diphosphokinase has translation MGSIVAENRKSLMLFSGRGFPDLAEEIGQVLGVAPTPSDSYEFANGEIFVRYRESVRGSDAFVVQSVTHGVNKWVMETLIMVDALKRGSAKRITVVLPFYPYARQDKKHRGREPISARLIADLLKTAGANRILTVDLHTAQIQGFFDGPVDHLFAMDTLAGYVESKFAGRPMTVVAPDSGRVRVAERWTDRLGGCPLAFIHKTRDPSKPNQVVANRVVGEVEGRVCLIVDDMIDTGGTITKASEILYEAGAADIVVASTHALLSDPATERLKNSRISEVVVTNTLPLPPEKRLDKITVLSIAPLLARAIREVFDDGSVTTLFGGLS, from the coding sequence ATGGGCAGCATCGTCGCCGAAAACCGCAAGAGCCTGATGCTCTTCTCCGGTCGGGGGTTCCCCGACCTTGCCGAGGAGATCGGCCAGGTGCTGGGCGTGGCACCGACGCCGAGCGATTCCTACGAGTTCGCCAACGGCGAGATCTTTGTTCGATACCGGGAGTCGGTGCGGGGCTCGGACGCGTTCGTCGTCCAGTCCGTGACGCACGGTGTCAACAAGTGGGTCATGGAGACGCTGATCATGGTCGACGCGTTGAAGCGCGGGTCGGCCAAGCGGATCACCGTGGTTCTGCCGTTCTACCCGTATGCCAGGCAGGACAAGAAGCACCGTGGCCGGGAGCCGATCTCGGCCCGGCTGATCGCCGACCTGCTGAAGACGGCGGGCGCCAACCGGATCCTGACGGTGGACCTGCACACCGCGCAGATCCAGGGGTTCTTCGACGGTCCGGTCGACCACCTGTTCGCGATGGACACGTTGGCCGGGTACGTCGAGTCGAAGTTCGCCGGCCGGCCGATGACGGTCGTCGCCCCGGACTCGGGCCGGGTGCGGGTGGCGGAGCGGTGGACGGACCGGCTGGGTGGTTGCCCGCTGGCGTTCATCCACAAGACCCGGGACCCGTCGAAGCCCAACCAGGTGGTCGCCAACCGGGTGGTGGGTGAGGTCGAGGGCCGGGTCTGCCTGATCGTCGACGACATGATCGACACCGGTGGCACCATCACGAAGGCGTCGGAGATCCTCTACGAGGCCGGGGCGGCGGACATCGTGGTGGCGTCGACGCACGCGCTGCTGTCCGATCCGGCGACGGAGCGGTTGAAGAACAGCCGGATCAGCGAGGTGGTGGTGACCAACACGCTGCCGCTGCCGCCCGAGAAGCGGCTCGACAAGATCACGGTGTTGTCGATCGCGCCGCTGTTGGCGCGGGCGATCCGGGAGGTCTTCGACGATGGTTCGGTGACCACCCTGTTCGGTGGATTGAGCTGA